TTAGAAAAAGacttaaataagaaaataagttAAAATATCAGAACATGATGTCTAAAGATTTTTCTACTTACATTGTTGTGACAGAAGACCCTTTTCATGCACAATACCACCTGCTAGGAAGAACCATCAGTGAATAAAAAAAAGGACAGAAAATTCAAATTAAAGTAAGGTTTTAATGTGAACAAACCCCAATTCTGTAGCCTTCTGTTCTTCAAAGACTTCCACTTTGATTGAGGAGCTCCATTGAtcttgaaaaataaagagaataaCAAGAAAACACAAATGACATCTGTAATGGGAGAAGAAACTAATTAAGAAAGGGAAAGGGATTTTACATTGTTTAAAAGGATGGTTTGTTGGTCATGAGTTATGAAGTCAGGTATGTACATTAGAGTTGGTAAAGACCCAACTTTGAACTTTTCAACCTTGTTGTGGTTGTCTTCTCCTTCCATATCTCTCGCTCTGCCAATCCAAACCATTCATGATTTCATAAATGTGTAGTAGGATAGCACACAAACATGAAAAAATATGATCTTTTCTACATATATAGAATAAAAAAAGGAGATTAAGAATATTAAAGCAAAATCTTGATCTGGGTTATTTCCATTCAGTTAAATCAAATCTGGGTTATTTCCATAGCATTCGATTCAAATTAAAGCTATGGCTTTAGTGCTTATAAGCGAGAACAGAAGAAGAATAAGCGCAGAAGATGCAAAGGATTAAAATGAAACCTAATTGGGTTGTGTGTTGTGTACCTGTGTTGGCTTGGCTTCCCTTGGTGAAAGGAAGGAGAACAGGAAAGGAAAGCAGCTACTAAGTTCTTCAAAATTCGACTCAAACTGAAGTTCTTCAATCTATTCTATTCTATTGTTATGTTATGCCTAGTTTatactatttcaaatttattgcTAAGTCCTCCAACTATACTATAATttagttttaatatattttttctttttttaaaattcaTTACATATTCAATTGATTTATGCATTTTTGGACCCATGGAAGTGACGGACCTCACTGTGACCGTAGTAGAAACCACAGTAACACCGCCACGAACTAATACCGTCACTTTAGGAGCTGATTGGtagttaattcaaaaatataattttagaaaattattttcaaatcaaatgatttgaaaatattgaatttaaaaataaattataaaattttgagatCTTGAATGGTtgggtattttttaaatttaaaattcatagaatagaaagaaaataataatttgttgTTTTCTCTTTTGTTGAAGGATTTTAACTCAATtttcaaaaatgatttttttattttctaaaacaagTGTGGCAATCAAGTTTTCATTGGAGTTTCCATTTTTTAAGTtctgaaaatgataaaattattTTTGAATCCACTACCAATCACACCCTTAAGTATTTGAGCAAGAAGCTAGTGTCACTACTAGGCCAAACCCCCGGTGGTTAGTTtaataattaaactatttaaatctttaattttttaacaattatttttggtatatatttagatatatatatatatatatatattgccctTTTGGGCAAGTTacataatctttttatttatcatttttagTAGATTTATTATCATATTTACATGTATTTTGTAACAAATTTGAACACTTTtaccttatttgaatttgtaaGTAAATTAGATAtaaatttgaaaattataattggcTTCCATAAAAATTGGGAAGAAGCCcacatttttctctttttctatttattaacttccttttttattttattacgcATACAAAAACAATATGACAATTGCATTGTGGTTATGTGTATGGAATTTTTGAtaagtttaattaaatagtttattttatgttttttgttgAGTGTTTTGGTTTGAAAGATGTAACtatttttttctcaattttttgaTCAGTGGATAGTGGTAATGAACTTCAACAATTGAAGAACTAACTCTCAATGATGAGAAATCAACAATCTCAACCACACTCAATGAATGCCATAGAAAAAGCTATTAGCAAGTTATTATGTACGTACAAGCCTAATAAGGTTAGAGTACACTTGCATTAGAAAAGTAGTCACTACTATAATTTGGACATCAGTCATCGAACATGAGAGGTCGATTCTCTTTAAACTGActtaacacatattcataagtcggtttacacAGAACCGACCTATCATGTATTTCCAAAGTAAACATGGGAGGTAGGTTCTCTgtgaaccgacctcccatgcttgtAGAAGACATAATTGATAGGTATGGTGGCACTACAGCCATATGCTCCATGACACGCGACAACGCTGTCCACTACTCATTCAACACCACTACGTACCTCGTGTGCATGCCTACCTCTTACAACATATTAGAATACTATATTGTCCCCTTGCGACCACATTGTAATAAAGCTCGCTTATAAATAATACTTCATTTCATGAGTAAAACGGTTGGAAAATTGTTGTAACTCACTCACTTAACCAGACATATACGATCGAGCTCTTCTCATTGATGTTTTGTGTTATCTTCTTGCAAGTTTTTCATCAATTTACTTTCCACATTTTTAGACTTGGTGCCGAGCTTTTACTGTtaacaataataaatatatatatataatattatattttgagaGTAAAAGAAAGTATATATATAGGGATTATATTATTTTGTACTTTGTATTTCGTTTCATTACCTTGCACTTTTctgttttaataaattattttttgtatttaatgttttgtaaaattgttcaaataataGATCTCTAAACCTaattttgataaacaaaaaattgaatataattaCACAGTTGTTAAgcagaataattgtatttttgttattaattgttagtttggtgaattatttgtgattttagtttaaaaaatttGATTAAAATTAAGTTCAGCGGTCTATTCAAACCATTTTACAAAAAACAGTGTCCAAACATGTAAGAAGACTATACATTGGGTCCAAATAGTAtattaccatatatatatatatatattgatattgatAGATATAACCAAAGGACATAAGGAAGGGAATTAACTTTTTTtcttacattaaaaaaaatagaaaataaaaaaaaatcattaaaactaaaaataaaaaattaattacgcGTTGTAAGATATTTTTTATATAGTAGTTCATCCAAATACACACAAAAATACAATTAGATATAATGTAAAAGAGGCTCTActctataattattatatatcttCATACAACCATCATTATGATTATGTGCAGATGAAGATTGAAAATCGTACAATCATAAACACATatgaataagaaaaataaaagtaaaagaatAGTAAGAAaatggtatatatatattaatttcaaaaaagACCGATACACATTTTTGTAATTACTTAATTcactaattataaaatatatataaagaaagtATATAAACCTTCTTATTACTCACTCAATGCCCATTGAAATCAAAGAATAAATAATGGATATGATCAATATTCCTTCTAAAAAAAAAGAATAcaacaaaaccaaaacaaaaaaaacatataaaaaaaattggatcaaGTATTGATGATGGTgagatcatcatcatcatctgtaCGTATCGATCATCGTACTATTACGTAGCAATGGTAGTAGGACTCATATTATAGCAGAGAAGCCATGGAAAAGCCATGCATGGCTCACTCGGAGATACTGTAAGGAGGTGGCCATGGCATGTCCTTCACAATGCCACAGAGCAAGGCGTTGTCGGGCATGTTGTACTCGTCTCTGAGAGACCTCGCCGGCGAAAGAACGCTCACGTACATCTGCTGCCCTAGATAGCGGCGCTCCGCTATCTCCGATCTCAGGTTCCACATCCCGGCGTTGTCGAACGTCAACATGATCGCCGCCCACGACTTCGGGTACACCTGGATTGTGTGGCGGCTCACTCCGTCGAGAAGATTGTACCCTTTTCTCTTCTCCGGCGTCCACCGACCTGGCTCGatcctatacatatatatatatatagaaatttaACAGTTAGAACAATATAGAGAcgattatgtatatatatgtgtgtgtgtgtgtgtgtgtgtgtgtgtatactTACGCCACAGCGAAGAAGGAATAGCCATCCAAATGCCAAGACTGAATACTCTTCTCCCGGTTCTCGAAGATAATCTCAACGAAATTCCGGAACGGCTGGCTCACCACGTTAGTCGCCACCGTCATCTTTTCCAAATCGGTGGGAGGCTCGTCCTTGATAATGTCGTACTTGAAAATCTTATCAGCCACCTGGTAGTACTCGGCCAGCTTCATCGGAGTGTAAGGGTCCACATGGGAGACGCCGTTGATGGCGTACCGGAGCTTCCCTTGGATCCTCCCGGCTGAGTTGACGAGCTTGATGGTGCGAGTGATGTTGATTTTTCCGTAGTGGTACGATCCCTGAGGGTTAGGCCTGGCTGCGCTGGCTGTCAGATTCCACCGGAACGACCTGAACTGGTTCAGAGACCAAGCCCAGCCGACGGGAGCCTCGGGGAGCTCAGGCGACGGCGGAGAAGGGTTTTTGGCCGTGGTGTAGCGGATGATACCTTTTCCGACGAGCACGTTCTTGGTGAAGCGGGTTGAGGCCACCATGAAGTAATCCCTGTTGGGGAATTGGTTGGCTTCGACGAGGACAGAGAAGCACTGGCCGACGTGAACGTCGAGAGAGTCGTAAGTATTCTGAACGGTGTGAGAGCCTTCCATCTCGACGACCTTCAAAGTGTGTCCTTGGATTCTGAAATTGAGGGAGTTTTTCAGCCCAACATTACAGACTCTATACTTGTAAGTCTTACCGGGCTTCATGGTGAAGAGGGGCTCGTCGGAGCCGTCCCCCTTGGCGTTCTTGCCGTTGACTAGTACGCCGTCGGGGCGGGCGAGGGAGCGGCCCACGTCGAGGTATTTCTTGAGGATATGGTGAGAATCAGTGTACCAATCGCCGATGAGGACGGTGTAATCGTCCTCAGGGTCGGGGTAGGGGACGGGGATGAGGAGGCGGCTGTTGATGCGGAGGCCGCCGAAGCCTCCGGCAGCTCGGTGCATGTAGGTGGTGGGGTAGTAGAAGTAGCTGCCGATCTGGTCCTTGACTTGGAATCTGTAGGTGTAATTGGTTCCCGGAAGAATAGGGCAATTGGTTCCGAAGACCCCATCTTGCCATGAGTTCTTCCTCTGCTGAATTCCCATCCTGCATTGCATGCATGCACATGATCACATTcatacacatataatataatcagGGTCGCACTTTTTGCACCCtagaaaaaaattagagattaGGGTTAGGCTAAGGGCCGAGGCGTGACTCAAGCCTGCCGTAGCCCAGGACTGATCCTGAATATAATATAATCAAGTCGTCAGACATGAAGATACAAGCTAAAGGCCCGAGGCGTGAGTCAAGCCTGCCTTAGCCCAGAACCGATCCTGAATATAATATAATCAGGGTCGGACCTGGAGAGTTCTGGACCTTAGAAAAAATTAGAGATTAGGGATAGGCTAAGAGCCTGAGGCGTGAGCCAAGCCTGCCTTACCCTAGAGCCGGCCCTAGACATAGCATAATGTTTTAAAACGAGTTCTTCTCTGACTAAACGATTCTATCTGGTCCGAGATGAACTCGTGGTTTTAAATAATAGTTTTGTATGGAGTAGTAGTACG
The Humulus lupulus chromosome 6, drHumLupu1.1, whole genome shotgun sequence DNA segment above includes these coding regions:
- the LOC133783681 gene encoding L-ascorbate oxidase homolog, with translation MGGIIVALCLWLFAALANAEDPYLHFTWNVSYGTLSPLGIPQQVILINGKFPGPNINSTSNNNIVLNVFNNLDEPLLFTWMGIQQRKNSWQDGVFGTNCPILPGTNYTYRFQVKDQIGSYFYYPTTYMHRAAGGFGGLRINSRLLIPVPYPDPEDDYTVLIGDWYTDSHHILKKYLDVGRSLARPDGVLVNGKNAKGDGSDEPLFTMKPGKTYKYRVCNVGLKNSLNFRIQGHTLKVVEMEGSHTVQNTYDSLDVHVGQCFSVLVEANQFPNRDYFMVASTRFTKNVLVGKGIIRYTTAKNPSPPSPELPEAPVGWAWSLNQFRSFRWNLTASAARPNPQGSYHYGKINITRTIKLVNSAGRIQGKLRYAINGVSHVDPYTPMKLAEYYQVADKIFKYDIIKDEPPTDLEKMTVATNVVSQPFRNFVEIIFENREKSIQSWHLDGYSFFAVAIEPGRWTPEKRKGYNLLDGVSRHTIQVYPKSWAAIMLTFDNAGMWNLRSEIAERRYLGQQMYVSVLSPARSLRDEYNMPDNALLCGIVKDMPWPPPYSISE